Below is a genomic region from Miniphocaeibacter halophilus.
AATATATTGTAGTGGAGGTGTTTATGAAAACAAAAAAATTAGTTTATTCATCCTTATTATTATCTATAGGTATAATTTTACCTACTTTAGTTCATCTTACCGGTATTCCAGGTAATGTATTTTTGCCTATGCATATTCCTGTTTTAATAGCAGGGCTTCTTTTAGGACCAACCTACGGAGCAATTATTGGGGTTCTTTTACCTTTAATTAATTTCCTAATTATTAATATGCCACCAATACCTACTCTTTATATAATGACTTTTGAATTGTTAGGATATGGTTTATTTTCTGGAATTATTTATAAGAGAACAAGTAATATAATTCTTTCTTTGGTTTGTTCTATGATTATTGGGAGAATTTTTGGTGCTATAGTATCTTATGTTCTATTTACTATGCTAGGTATGTCGAAAATTTCACCTTATATATGGTTATCAGGTTCTATAATTACTGGTTTGCCTGGAATTATTATACAATTGTTGTTAATACCTATTATAGTTAAAGCGCTAATGAAAAAAGCATATTAATTTTTCTATACAAAAAAGAGCTATTTAATCATAATAGCTCTTTTTAATCTCTATTTTCTATTTCTATTTTCCTAGATTTTCCATCTAAACCATTTTTTACTTTTAATATTTCTCCTAGTATTGATATTCCTATTTCCTCTATTGATCCATTTGATATGTCCAATCCAATAGGTAGGTATATTTTATTTACTAAATCAAGGTCTGTTCCACTGTTTACTAACTTTTCCTTCAATTCTATTGCTTTTTTTCTACTACCTAACATTCCTATATATTTATAATCTTTTTCTATTACTGCTTTAGTCGCTTCATAGTCATGCATATGACCTCTTGTTGCTATAACAATATAGGTTGAATTTTTATCGAATTTAAGTTTATCTACAATATCTTCTGGAATACCTACTATATATTCAGTAATTCCCTCAAAGTCTGGATGATTTTTAAATTCTTCTCTATCGTCTACAATTGTTACATTAAAGTTACACCCTAAGGCAAATTTAGCTAATTTTTGTGCACAATGTCCAGCTCCAAATATTATTAAATTGTTTTTAGGAACAAATATTTTTACAAAACCGGATGTTTGCCCACCACAGGCCATTTGTAATTCTCCATCTTCTGTTAAGGAATAATCAAATTTGAAATTCTTGTTTCTTTCCATGGCTTTTAAAGTTCTTTGGACAATGTCAAATTCAATAGCTCCTCCACCAACAGTACCTACTATGGATCCATCTTCAAAAACTCCCATTAAAGAGCCTTCTTTTCCCGGTACAGAACCACAATTATTCTCTAATATTACTAAGGCAGCCTTTTCTCCCTTTTCTACTTTTTTTGCTATTTTAGTTAAAACTTGGGTTTCCATATTTACCCCCTATCTTTCCCACTATTTTCTAAAATCAATATAGCTTCTAGTGTATTTCCTCCTATTGCTCTTGCTTTGTCGGAAATTGTAAAACAATTATCAACCTCTTCTTTTCGTGGATCAACATCTGCAATTTTCAAACCTTTTGTTACAAAGAAACCATTATTTATGAGCCCTCTTAAAACACCAGTTAAATTGCTCTTTACTTCATTTCCATCTATAGTCGCAATAGTTTCACCTTTTGTTACTAGATCGCCAATATTTTTTATATGGTTAATTACCCCTTCAAATTCAGAATATATTACTCTTTCTAATGTTCTTCCAGCAATATCACCTGGACTTCCGGTATTTTCCGTAGCAAATCCCTTAAATATAAGTCTACCTAAATCATGTCCTCTATTTGTTTCTATGACTATATCAGCATCTTTTCCTGCTTCAAATCCAGGTCCTAAAGCTATTTTACCAAAAGCTTTAAATTTATTAAAATTAATATTTTTCTTTGCTATAATTGCATCTACTATATATTTAGGTTTAAATCTATCTATGGTTTCTCCATCCGGATCTACTACTACTGGAACTTTGTTATTTTCCCAAGCTGCATAAACATCTGAGTTATTTTCACATTTTATTGCTACAATATCTTCAACTGTATATTCATTTGTATATATACAGCTTGATACTGCTACTGTTCTTCTAATTGCAGTAGGTTTTTCAATTTCTAGCACCAAAACTCTAAATCCTGTTCTATGGAGTTTTTGAATTACGCCAGTAGCAATATCGCCACCGCCTCTTACTACAATAATATCATTTTTCATATTTTCTCTTTAATACCTCATAATCTTTTTTATTATCTATATCAAAATTCTCAAAACTATCTTCTGTTTTAATAAAAATATTTTTTACTCTATCCTTATTTTGTTTTATTACAATTGAACCACCCTTGTCTCCCGATAGGTTTAGTAAGTCTTTTCTAAATATATTCCCAAAGACAACCGGATTGCCTTTTAGGCCATTATAATATGGTACAATAATCTTTCCTTTGTTTTCTTTGTTTTTCTCCAATATATAATTTATTGTTTTTTCTCTTATAAAAGGCTGGTCTGCCACAAAAAACATATAATCATTATTTTTCTTAGCACTATTTACCCCAAGCCTAATAGAGCTTGCTTGTCCTTCTTCAAAATTCTTATTAATAACAACTTTATACTTGTATTTTTTAGAATAATCGATTATTTCTTTAAATCTTGTTACAACTATAACTTCATCGAAGTCAATTCTACTAATAGTATCTAAAATATATTCAAATATCATCTTCTTGTTAAGGGTTAATAACAATTTGTTTTCATTCATTCTTTTAGACATACCCGATGCCATAACTATACAACTAACAGCCATAATACTTTCCTTTTAATGATGAACCACAAATAAATTTAATATTTTTATCTATATTATATTTATGTGTTAAATCATCAACTACTTCTTTGCAAATGTTTACCATTTCCATATTGTCACATTTATTAAAGAGAATATACTTTTCTTTTGTAGTATTTTTAAATAAACCTACAGGGGAGTTAATTAATTTGAAAATACATTCAGTATCAAATATCCTTTTATTTGAACCAACAAGACTAAAGAATAACTCTCTTTGGAAAATTTCTATTTTTCCCAATTCAACTTTGTAAACATCCATAGGGATAATTCCCAAAGTTTTATTTGACGAATTTAAAATTACCGGTTCATTGTCCCTCCATCCTTTTAATGGTAACGTTTTTGAGCCATCTGCTTCTATAATAATATAGTCAAAGTATTTTTTCACCCTATTTAAATCGCTATTGCTTATTCCTGAAAATTTATATTCGGTGAAACATTTTCCAGTTAAATATATGTTTTTTTCCAAACTTTCTTTTATTTGTGAAATATCATCTATGGTAATAAATTTTCCGCCATATTCTTTTAATATTTTAGTACTGGTTGTCAATAAAACTCTATTGCCTACAAGTTCATCGGCTAATTTAAACATCGTTGTGGTTTTACCGCCACTTCCAACTATAGAGATAATATCTCCCTTGTGTAAATTCAATAAATCTTTAAGCATATTTCCTCGTTATTTTTATTATAATATAATACTTTAATTTTAACACAAAAAAACAGACTTTCAAAAAAAGTCTGTTTAAATAATTATTGAATATAATTTAATGGATTAGTATGAGCTCCATTTACCCTTACTTCAAAGTGTAAATGAGATCCTGTTGAATTTCCTGTAGAACCCATTCTTGCGATAGTTTGTCCCTTAGACACTCTTTCGCCTACAGAAGCTACATATGATGATAAATGTGCATAATATGTAACCAATCCACTGTCGTGTTGAACTTTCATTAAGTTTCCATAACTTCCTGTGTAAGCTGAATATATTACAGTTCCACTATCTGCTGATGCTATTGCAGTTCCAAGTGGTGCTGCTATGTCAACTCCCATATGAAATTCCGGAACACCAAATAATGTTCTATAACCGTAATTACTAGTTATATTTCTAGAAGATGGTACTGGCCATCCTAATGTTCCATTACCTACGTTAGTAGATATTTCACCTGCTCCTACACTACTTTTTGTACTTACTGTAGAAGTAACTTGTTTATTGCTGGAACTAGCTTTTGCTTGTGCTTGTGCTGTTGCTTTTGCTTGAGCCGCTTGTTCTCTAGCTTTTCTTGCAGCTTCTGCTTGAGCTGCTTTTTCTGAACTAATATTTTTTTCTAATGTATAGATTTCTGATTCTAATTGTTCTAATTCAGCTTGAGATATTGATTGCTTGTTTGCAGCTTCTTCAATTAATACTAATTTGTTAGCTTTTGATGCATATAGCTCAGCATTTTTATTATCTAAAGTCTGTTTAGATATTTCTAAAGATAGTTTTTGTCCATCTAATTCTGATTTTTTTGCATCTATTACAAGCTTATCATTTTTAAGATTATTTATTATTTCTTTATCATATTCTGTAATAAATTTCATTGTTGAAGCTTTTGATAATAAATCATCTATTCCTGATGATGAAAAAACTATGTCTAAGTAACCAACTTGACTGTTTTTATACATTGCACCAAGTCTTTCTTCAAACTCTTTTTGATTTTTATCTATATTTTCTTCTAATTTTTTAATTTCTTCTTCAGTTTCCTGAATAGCAATTTCCAAAGCAGAAATTTGTTTCATTAGTTCACTTATTTGAGCTTCTAATGCACTAATTTCTTGATCTATAACTGCTACATCTCCTGCTAAAGAATTCTTTTCTTGTTCTAATGAATTAATTGAATTTTTTAATTCATCAGCTGATTTTAGATTTGAATTCTTTTTGTTCTCCATTTCAGTTATGCTATCAGCAAAAGAAACTGTAGTAAGACTTATAGAAGATAGTAATAACATAGCTAAAAATCTTTTCTTGTTATGACCCAATTCTTGTCCTCCCTATACTTTCAAGTATTTTCTAATTGACATTAATGAACCTATTATACCAATGCCCATACCTAAAGTCAAAAATATTATCAAAATATCCTTGTAGATTAGTTCTATTGGTATCAGGTACCCTGCTAAGTTTTGCTGAATTGCTTCTGCAAATCTCTTAAATAATAAATCATATCCAAAATATATAGCTGCAAATGCTAAACCGGAACCTATTAATCCAAATACTGCTCCTTCAACTATAAATGGTCCCGTTATAACAGTATTAGTTGCACCGATATATTTTTTTATTTGAATTTCTCTCTTTCTTGCAAATACAGTAAGCTTTATAGTATTGGAAATTATAAATATTGAAATTATAACTAATGCAACTACTCCAACAGCTCCACCAATTTGAACATAGTGAGAAATTTTAACTACTTTTTCAATAGTATCTTTGAAAAATATTACTTCGGATACACCTTCGTATTTTGTTGCTTCATTACTGAACTCTTCAGCATCCCTTACATCATTTAATGTTACTACATATGATGGTGGTAATGCTCCTTCCATTCCTTCAAGTAAATAACTTTGCGATTCACCTATACTTTTTGTATATTCTTTTAAAGCTTCTTCACTTGATTTGAATCGTATATCCTTGACGAATTTGTCATTTCCCAAATCTGATTTTAGTGAATCAATAATTGTTTGGTCACTATCCTTATCCATATATACAACCACTTCGTCGACTTTTTTTTCTAAATCTAAAACATATTGATTTAAGGTTAAGGCCGAAATAAGAATAACACCTAATATTATAAGTGCCAACATAATGGATAGTACCGAAGCAAATCCCATACCCCTATGTTTCCAAAGGCTCTTTATACCTTCTTTTAAAGTGGCAAAAAATACTCTAATTTTCCTCATATTTACCACCTTTTTCATCTCTGATTATTTTGCCCTTTTCTAAATGAATAACTCTTTTTTTCATTGAGTCAACAATTGTTTTTTCGTGAGTTATCATAATTACAGTAGTTCCTTCTTTATTAATCTGATCCAATGCTTTTACTATATCATCTGCAGTTTTAGGATCTAGGTTACCTGTAGGTTCATCTGCAATTAAAATCTTTGGCTTTACAATTAAAGCTCTTGCAATACTAACTCTTTGTTGCTCACCGCCGGACAATTGATATGGATAGGATTTTTCTTTTCCTAGTAGATTTACTTTTTCCAGTAATTTTGGTATTTCACGTTTTATATAACGTCTTGAATACCCTAAAATTTCCATTACATATTGTAAATTACCATATACATTTTTATTATCAATTAATCTAAAATCTTGAAAAACAACACCTATTTGTTTTCTTAAAATAGGTACACGTCTATTTCTAAGTTTAGTAATATTATCTCCAAATAAATATAATTCTCCAGATGTAGGATTTTCTTCTTTTAAGATCAATTTTAAAAGTGTGGACTTACCTGCTCCACTTTCTCCAATTACAAATACAAATTCACCTTCATCTATTTTAAAATTAATATTATCTAATGCTAAAACATTGTTTTTATACATTTTAGAAACATCTTTAAATTCTACCAATACATCACCTCAACATATCATTAACAATTATATCATAATTTTTTATGATTTTAATTAAAAGTTACAAAATGGTTACAAAAAAATATATAAAGATTAAGAAAAGTTAATATTTGATATACTATTATTATATGAATTAAGTGTATAATAATTATATAGGAGGATGCATCTTGAACAAGAAATTATTAAGGAAAGATATTATAAAAAAGAGGGATTCTTTATCTTTAGAACATAAGAACACTTTAGATGATAGTATTTTTAAACTACTTTTAAATTCAAATTTTTTGGATAAATTTAATAATATTTTTTGTTACGTTAGTTTTGGATCAGAAATTAATACAAGACCAATTATGGAATATATTATTAAGAAGAAGAAAAATCTATATGTACCCTATATTGATAAGGAAGAAAATATTATGAAATTGTCATTAATAAAGGATTTAGATAATGACTTAGTTTCCGGATACTATAATATCTTAGAGCCAAAAAAACACTTAAGAAATTTTGTAAATAATGATATTATAGATTTGGTTATTACACCTGGAGTAGCTTTTACAAGAGATAAATATAGAATGGGCTATGGTGGAGGATTTTATGATAAATTTTTTGCTAGTTTAAATTCATCTCCATTGAAAATAGCTTTAGCTTATAATTTTCAAATAGTTAATGAGCTTCCTCTTGAAAAATTCGACATTCCTGTGGATATAATAATAACTGAAGATATTATAATAAAATAAATTAGGAGGACTTATGACAAGAAATATAGGAACTATTGCAAGAGGTATTAGAACACCAATCATTAAAGAAGGCGATGATTTAGTAAAGATTATAGAAGAAACTGTTGAAAAAATCATTAAAGAAGATAATATTGTTTTAAATGATATGGATGTTTTTGCTATTACAGAGTCCTTACTAGCCAGAGCTCAAGGTAATTATGTAAATATAGATTGTATTACAGAAGACTTAAACGCTAAATATGACAAGTCAATAGGTGTGGTTTTTCCAATTACAAGTAGAAATAGATTTTCAATGATAATGAAGGCCATAGCAAATACAAAGAAAAAAATTAAAGTATTTTTAAGCTATCCTTCCGATGAAGTTGGAAACGCATTATTTGATAAATCCCTACTTCTTGGAAAAGATATTAATATATATAAGGATACTTTAACAGAAAAAGAATATTGGGATTTAGTTGGAAAAAATTCCCTACATCGATTTACCGGAGTTAATTATGTAGAATTATATAAAAGCTATGCTGTAAATGATAATATTGAAATTTACCTAACTAATAATCCTGAAGATATTGCTAAACTTTGTGATGAATTACTAGTTGCAGATATACACGAAAGAAAATATTTATCGGAACTGTTTAAAAAGCTCGGTGTGAAAACCATCTATACCTTAGCCGATATTTTAGCTAAACCAATTAAGGGAAGTGGTTATAATGAAATCTACGGACTTTATGGATCAAACTTAGCAACTGAAGATTCTATAAAACTATTTCCTAGAAAATCGCAGGAATTTGTTGAAAACCTACAAAGGATTTTAAAGGAAAAATATAATAAAAATATTCAAGTAATGATATATGGAGACGGCGCATTTAAAGATCCTGTTGGTAAAATTTGGGAATTAGCCGATCCTGTAGTTTCGCCAGGCTATACCTCCGATTTAGTCGGTACACCTAGTGAAATTAAAATTAAATATATAGCTGATACGGATTTAAGAGACCTTTCCGATGATGAAAGAACAGAGGCTATAAAAGAAAAAATCATCCATAAAGATAGTAATTTAATTGGACAAAATGCCTCTATAGGAACAACCCCTAGACAAATTACCGACTTATTAGGTTCCTTAAGTGATTTAATAAGCGGTTCAGGAGACAAGGGTACTCCTTTAGTCTTAATACAAGGTTATTTTGACAATTTTGCTGATAATTAAAAAAACAAGCGATTATGCTTGTTTTTTTCTTATTTTCTCATAAATCAATTCAATTATTAATACTATTACACCAATTATAACAATAGTACCACCTGGTTTTAATTTGAAATAGAAGGATATTACTATACCTGCCATTACATAAACAAAACTTAATATTACCGATATTTTTATAGTTTGTATAAAAGATTTCGATATTCTAATAGCTGTTGCAACAGGTAGAACCATTAAGGAAGAAATCATTAACACTCCAACAATCCTTGAGCCTACTGCTATTGTTAAAGCCGTTAATACTGTAAAGATAAAATTAATTCTCTTAACTGGAATTCCTGCCAGTTCAGCTCCCTTTTCATCAAATACAATATATAATAATCCATAATACATTTTCATATACAGTAAAATTACTATTATTGAAATTATTAGGACTAGAATAACTTCAAAATTACTAACTGCAGCAATACTTCCAAATAAAAACGACTCTAAATTATTAGCTCCCGGAATAAAATCAGATAAAATAGCAGCTAGTCCTATTCCAAAACTCATTACAATTGCAATTACAATATCTGAACTCTTAGGAAACTTCTTTCGTAAAAACTCAATTGAAAATGCAGCTAAAAGACAAACCACAATAGAACCTATTATAGGATTAATACCAACTATAAGGCCAATTGCTACTCCAGCTAAGGAAGTATGAGATAGTGCATCACCAATAGTAGATGTTTTTTTACTAACTACAATACTGCCAATTAAGGGAACTGTAATAGAAATCAACATTCCGACTATAAAGGATTTTAACATAAAATCATATTTGAAAATTACCATATATTTACCTCTGAATAATCTTTAAGTTCACCATTTTCCAATTTTAAAATTCTATTAAAGTATTTTTTTGAAAATTCTAATTCATGGGTAACTATTATAATTGTAATATTGTGCTTCTTATTTAGATGGTCCAATATATTAAATAATAATTCTTTACTATCTTGATCTATTCCTGCTGTAGGTTCATCAAAAATCAATATATTTGAATTTTTTACTAATTCCTTAGCTATTAAAACCCTTTGTTGTTCTCCACCACTCATATTATTGTAATTATAATAGGCTTTTTCCTGTAAATTTACCATAGACAAGGCATTTAATGCCATATTTTTAATTTTTTTATTAGGTACTTTCATTAATCCCATTTGATTATATAAATTTAACATTACTATTTCTAATGGTGTAATAGGAAAACTTACGCCAACTTCAATATTCATCTGTTTTAAATAGCCTATACTTTTATCTTTTCCATTATTCTCTAGGATTTTTACTCTTCCACTATTGGGTTTTAATTGACCTATTATTATTTTTAATAAAGTACTTTTTCCAGCACCATTAGGGCCAACTATTCCTATAAACTCTCCCCTAGTAATTTCTAAATTTATATTGTTTAATATTTTTTTATCATATCCAAAATTTAAATTTTCTAATACTATTGATTTTTCCATTATTTAAAGGACTCCAAAATATTGTTTAGGTTTTTTTCCATTAAAGTATAATAATTATCCTTGTTTTTAATCAATTCTTCTGTAATGTTTTCCAAAGAATAAATTTCTTTGATTTTTCCGTCTATTTCCTTTGCTATGGTTTTTGCTATTTTTTCACTTCCGCCATATTCATAAAATACAGTATTTATGTTATTATTTTTTGCCACATCAACAATTTTTGCAACTGTACCTAAATCAGGTTCCGAACTGGAATTAATTCCTTCAATGGGTATTTGTTTTAAATTATAATCCCTAACTAAGTATCCAAAGGCATCATGAGGAACAATAATGGCTTTTCCCTTATATTCTTCCAGTGATGATTTGAATTTATTGTCCAGTTCTTTTAAATTTGTCTCAAGTCTTTCTAGGTTTTCCCTATAATATGATTTATTTTCCGGATCCAATTTTACAACTTCTTCTTCTATGTTTTTAGCCATCACTATCATATTCTTTATGCTTAACCAAATATGCGGGTCATAATCACCATGGCCATGATTATCTTTTTCCCCTTCAGTTAATTTAATATAGTCAATACCCTTATTAACTTCTACAATTTTATCTTCTCCTACTGATTCTGAAACAGAATCTGCCCAAGATTCCAGTCCTAAGCCATTGACTAGTATTAACTGAGAATCGGACATAGATGCTACAGTTTTCATTGACGGTTCCCAACCATGAATTTCTGCACCTTCTGGAATAATATTAATAACCTTATACTTATTGCCGACTATTTCTTTAGTAAGATACTCTATTGGGTAAATACTTGTATAGATATTTTTTTCATTGTCATTGTTTTTATTAGTACAAGAAACTAAAACCAAGGACAATAATAATATTAATAAAATTTTTCTTTTCATAAATCCTCCATAATGCATATGATTTGCATTTGCATTTAATTATAAAATAAACTATAATTAATGTCAATACAAAGGAGTTACTATGATAGAAAATATTTTAAGGGAAAATAATTTAAAGGTCACTGAAGCTAGAAAAATTATTTTAAATGAAATTATAAATATTAAAAACCCTATTTCTGCTGAAAATCTTTATACAATTGTTAATAAGAAGAAAAAAATAAATTTATCAACAATATACAGAAATTTAAATACCCTCTCTAATAAAAATATAATTAATAAGGTTGTTGAAATTGATGGTGAAGTTTTTTATCAATATAATAGCAAAAATCATATACATCATTTAGTATGTATTAGGTGTAAGGAAGTTATACCTTTAAAAGACTGTCCCCTACACAGTTTAGAAAATGAGCTTTCAAATAATACAGGCTACGATATAATTAGTCATTCCTTAGAATTTAGGGGTATATGTCCAAAATGTAAAGAGAAATTAAAAAGAGAGCCTTAAGAATCTGAAACCCTAAATCCAAATATGGACTTAGGGTTTTACTAAATTTTAAGGTTCTCTTATTGAATTTTATTTTTTAATATTCCAATTTTTTCAATTCTTAATTCAACTGTATCATTTGCTACTAAATATTTCGGTGGATTATAAGCCTTGCCAACTCCAGAAGGGGTGCCTGTTGCAATAATATCACCTGGTTCTAAGGTCATGGTCCTAGATAGATCTTCAATAATATCCTCTATTTTAAAAATCATTTTATTTGTATTTGAACTTTGTCTTAATTCTCCATTAACAAAAGTCTCTAAATTTAAACTTAGAGGAAATTCAAATTCATCTATTGTAACTATACAAGGTCCTAATACTGAATAATTATCAACGCTTTTACCCCTATACCACTGTTTATGATAGCCTTGTAAATATCTGGAAGAAATATCGTTGAAAATAGAAAATCCGAAAACATAGTTTCTATAATCTTCTTTTTTAATATTCTTACAATCCTTTGAAATTATTACAGCTAATTCCACTTCATAATCCATTTCATTATCAATATCA
It encodes:
- the yqeC gene encoding selenium cofactor biosynthesis protein YqeC; the protein is MLKDLLNLHKGDIISIVGSGGKTTTMFKLADELVGNRVLLTTSTKILKEYGGKFITIDDISQIKESLEKNIYLTGKCFTEYKFSGISNSDLNRVKKYFDYIIIEADGSKTLPLKGWRDNEPVILNSSNKTLGIIPMDVYKVELGKIEIFQRELFFSLVGSNKRIFDTECIFKLINSPVGLFKNTTKEKYILFNKCDNMEMVNICKEVVDDLTHKYNIDKNIKFICGSSLKGKYYGC
- a CDS encoding murein hydrolase activator EnvC family protein, with protein sequence MGHNKKRFLAMLLLSSISLTTVSFADSITEMENKKNSNLKSADELKNSINSLEQEKNSLAGDVAVIDQEISALEAQISELMKQISALEIAIQETEEEIKKLEENIDKNQKEFEERLGAMYKNSQVGYLDIVFSSSGIDDLLSKASTMKFITEYDKEIINNLKNDKLVIDAKKSELDGQKLSLEISKQTLDNKNAELYASKANKLVLIEEAANKQSISQAELEQLESEIYTLEKNISSEKAAQAEAARKAREQAAQAKATAQAQAKASSSNKQVTSTVSTKSSVGAGEISTNVGNGTLGWPVPSSRNITSNYGYRTLFGVPEFHMGVDIAAPLGTAIASADSGTVIYSAYTGSYGNLMKVQHDSGLVTYYAHLSSYVASVGERVSKGQTIARMGSTGNSTGSHLHFEVRVNGAHTNPLNYIQ
- the ftsE gene encoding cell division ATP-binding protein FtsE → MVEFKDVSKMYKNNVLALDNINFKIDEGEFVFVIGESGAGKSTLLKLILKEENPTSGELYLFGDNITKLRNRRVPILRKQIGVVFQDFRLIDNKNVYGNLQYVMEILGYSRRYIKREIPKLLEKVNLLGKEKSYPYQLSGGEQQRVSIARALIVKPKILIADEPTGNLDPKTADDIVKALDQINKEGTTVIMITHEKTIVDSMKKRVIHLEKGKIIRDEKGGKYEEN
- a CDS encoding metal ABC transporter ATP-binding protein encodes the protein MEKSIVLENLNFGYDKKILNNINLEITRGEFIGIVGPNGAGKSTLLKIIIGQLKPNSGRVKILENNGKDKSIGYLKQMNIEVGVSFPITPLEIVMLNLYNQMGLMKVPNKKIKNMALNALSMVNLQEKAYYNYNNMSGGEQQRVLIAKELVKNSNILIFDEPTAGIDQDSKELLFNILDHLNKKHNITIIIVTHELEFSKKYFNRILKLENGELKDYSEVNIW
- a CDS encoding metal ABC transporter permease; the protein is MFKYDFMLKSFIVGMLISITVPLIGSIVVSKKTSTIGDALSHTSLAGVAIGLIVGINPIIGSIVVCLLAAFSIEFLRKKFPKSSDIVIAIVMSFGIGLAAILSDFIPGANNLESFLFGSIAAVSNFEVILVLIISIIVILLYMKMYYGLLYIVFDEKGAELAGIPVKRINFIFTVLTALTIAVGSRIVGVLMISSLMVLPVATAIRISKSFIQTIKISVILSFVYVMAGIVISFYFKLKPGGTIVIIGVIVLIIELIYEKIRKKQA
- a CDS encoding ECF transporter S component; the encoded protein is MKTKKLVYSSLLLSIGIILPTLVHLTGIPGNVFLPMHIPVLIAGLLLGPTYGAIIGVLLPLINFLIINMPPIPTLYIMTFELLGYGLFSGIIYKRTSNIILSLVCSMIIGRIFGAIVSYVLFTMLGMSKISPYIWLSGSIITGLPGIIIQLLLIPIIVKALMKKAY
- a CDS encoding 5-formyltetrahydrofolate cyclo-ligase produces the protein MNKKLLRKDIIKKRDSLSLEHKNTLDDSIFKLLLNSNFLDKFNNIFCYVSFGSEINTRPIMEYIIKKKKNLYVPYIDKEENIMKLSLIKDLDNDLVSGYYNILEPKKHLRNFVNNDIIDLVITPGVAFTRDKYRMGYGGGFYDKFFASLNSSPLKIALAYNFQIVNELPLEKFDIPVDIIITEDIIIK
- a CDS encoding coenzyme F420-0:L-glutamate ligase encodes the protein MTRNIGTIARGIRTPIIKEGDDLVKIIEETVEKIIKEDNIVLNDMDVFAITESLLARAQGNYVNIDCITEDLNAKYDKSIGVVFPITSRNRFSMIMKAIANTKKKIKVFLSYPSDEVGNALFDKSLLLGKDINIYKDTLTEKEYWDLVGKNSLHRFTGVNYVELYKSYAVNDNIEIYLTNNPEDIAKLCDELLVADIHERKYLSELFKKLGVKTIYTLADILAKPIKGSGYNEIYGLYGSNLATEDSIKLFPRKSQEFVENLQRILKEKYNKNIQVMIYGDGAFKDPVGKIWELADPVVSPGYTSDLVGTPSEIKIKYIADTDLRDLSDDERTEAIKEKIIHKDSNLIGQNASIGTTPRQITDLLGSLSDLISGSGDKGTPLVLIQGYFDNFADN
- a CDS encoding nucleotidyltransferase family protein — protein: MAVSCIVMASGMSKRMNENKLLLTLNKKMIFEYILDTISRIDFDEVIVVTRFKEIIDYSKKYKYKVVINKNFEEGQASSIRLGVNSAKKNNDYMFFVADQPFIREKTINYILEKNKENKGKIIVPYYNGLKGNPVVFGNIFRKDLLNLSGDKGGSIVIKQNKDRVKNIFIKTEDSFENFDIDNKKDYEVLKRKYEK
- the ftsX gene encoding permease-like cell division protein FtsX; amino-acid sequence: MRKIRVFFATLKEGIKSLWKHRGMGFASVLSIMLALIILGVILISALTLNQYVLDLEKKVDEVVVYMDKDSDQTIIDSLKSDLGNDKFVKDIRFKSSEEALKEYTKSIGESQSYLLEGMEGALPPSYVVTLNDVRDAEEFSNEATKYEGVSEVIFFKDTIEKVVKISHYVQIGGAVGVVALVIISIFIISNTIKLTVFARKREIQIKKYIGATNTVITGPFIVEGAVFGLIGSGLAFAAIYFGYDLLFKRFAEAIQQNLAGYLIPIELIYKDILIIFLTLGMGIGIIGSLMSIRKYLKV
- a CDS encoding XdhC family protein, whose product is METQVLTKIAKKVEKGEKAALVILENNCGSVPGKEGSLMGVFEDGSIVGTVGGGAIEFDIVQRTLKAMERNKNFKFDYSLTEDGELQMACGGQTSGFVKIFVPKNNLIIFGAGHCAQKLAKFALGCNFNVTIVDDREEFKNHPDFEGITEYIVGIPEDIVDKLKFDKNSTYIVIATRGHMHDYEATKAVIEKDYKYIGMLGSRKKAIELKEKLVNSGTDLDLVNKIYLPIGLDISNGSIEEIGISILGEILKVKNGLDGKSRKIEIENRD
- the yqeB gene encoding selenium-dependent molybdenum cofactor biosynthesis protein YqeB → MKNDIIVVRGGGDIATGVIQKLHRTGFRVLVLEIEKPTAIRRTVAVSSCIYTNEYTVEDIVAIKCENNSDVYAAWENNKVPVVVDPDGETIDRFKPKYIVDAIIAKKNINFNKFKAFGKIALGPGFEAGKDADIVIETNRGHDLGRLIFKGFATENTGSPGDIAGRTLERVIYSEFEGVINHIKNIGDLVTKGETIATIDGNEVKSNLTGVLRGLINNGFFVTKGLKIADVDPRKEEVDNCFTISDKARAIGGNTLEAILILENSGKDRG